The following are from one region of the Stigmatella ashevillena genome:
- the purF gene encoding amidophosphoribosyltransferase gives MCGIFGIIGHPEASNLAYLGLHALQHRGQESAGIVSSDGNMLRFHREMGLVADIFTAPTLEKLLGSAAIGHVRYSTAGGSQLKNAQPLCVEYGGGQMSVAHNGNLVNAQELRQSLVADGAIFQSDADTEIIIHLIARSRQPTFEKKVTEALSKVKGAYSLVFLTQNQLVAVRDPYGFRPLVLGRLRNSYVLASETTALDLIEAEFIREIEAGEMVVIDEHGLRTSQPFTPTRLGRCIFEQVYFAKPDSVLFGTSVYEARKELGRQLAREQPAPGADLVIAVPDSGVPAAIGFSQVSGIPYDVGLIRSNYVGRTFIEPQQSIRHFGVKLKLSAVRQVLKGKRVVVVDDSIVRGTTSRKIVKMLKAAGAVEVHLRISSPPTVWPCYYGIDTPSRQELIASNHTTEEIARYVTADTLGYLSLEGLGTAVGDRERNTFCTACFSGKYLTGDLNAEAIEASTQHTAPGITLLSGPEELPGKQLLA, from the coding sequence ATGTGCGGCATCTTCGGAATCATCGGTCATCCCGAGGCCTCCAACCTGGCCTATCTCGGACTGCATGCATTGCAGCACCGCGGGCAGGAATCCGCAGGCATCGTCTCCTCGGACGGAAACATGCTGCGCTTCCACCGCGAGATGGGGCTGGTGGCAGACATCTTCACCGCGCCCACGCTGGAGAAGCTGCTGGGCAGCGCGGCCATCGGCCACGTGCGCTACTCCACGGCGGGTGGCAGCCAGCTCAAGAACGCCCAGCCCTTGTGCGTGGAGTATGGAGGCGGGCAGATGTCCGTCGCGCACAACGGCAACCTGGTGAACGCGCAGGAGCTGCGCCAGTCGCTCGTGGCCGACGGCGCCATCTTCCAGTCGGATGCGGACACGGAGATCATCATCCACCTGATCGCCCGCTCGCGGCAGCCCACCTTCGAGAAGAAGGTGACGGAGGCGCTGAGCAAGGTGAAGGGGGCCTACAGCCTCGTGTTCCTGACGCAGAACCAGCTGGTGGCGGTCAGAGACCCCTACGGCTTCCGGCCCCTGGTGCTGGGACGGCTGCGCAACAGCTACGTGCTGGCCAGCGAGACGACGGCGTTGGATCTCATCGAGGCGGAGTTCATCCGGGAGATCGAAGCGGGCGAGATGGTCGTCATCGACGAGCACGGCCTGCGCACCAGCCAGCCCTTCACGCCCACCCGGCTGGGCCGCTGCATCTTCGAGCAGGTGTACTTCGCCAAGCCGGACTCGGTGCTGTTCGGCACGAGCGTGTACGAGGCGCGCAAGGAACTGGGCCGACAGCTGGCGCGCGAGCAACCCGCCCCGGGGGCGGACCTGGTCATCGCGGTGCCGGACTCCGGTGTGCCGGCGGCGATCGGCTTCTCCCAGGTGAGCGGCATTCCCTACGACGTGGGGCTCATCCGCAGCAACTACGTGGGGCGTACGTTCATCGAGCCCCAGCAGTCCATCCGGCACTTCGGCGTGAAGCTGAAGCTGTCCGCGGTGCGGCAGGTGCTCAAGGGCAAGCGCGTGGTGGTGGTGGATGACTCCATCGTGCGCGGCACGACGAGCCGGAAGATCGTGAAGATGCTGAAGGCGGCGGGAGCGGTGGAGGTGCACCTGCGCATCTCGTCTCCCCCCACGGTCTGGCCCTGCTACTACGGCATCGACACGCCAAGCCGTCAGGAGCTGATCGCCTCCAACCACACCACCGAGGAGATCGCCCGCTACGTGACGGCGGACACCCTCGGCTACCTCTCCCTGGAAGGCCTGGGGACGGCGGTGGGAGACCGGGAGCGCAACACCTTCTGCACGGCGTGCTTCTCGGGCAAGTACCTGACGGGAGACCTGAACGCCGAGGCCATCGAAGCCTCCACCCAGCACACCGCGCCCGGCATCACCTTGCTCTCCGGTCCGGAAGAACTGCCGGGCAAGCAGCTCCTCGCCTGA
- the yhbY gene encoding ribosome assembly RNA-binding protein YhbY, which translates to MPLNGKQRRALRAEGHHLEPVVIVGQSGVTEGVLGAITQALNDHELIKVKINEGPGTRQEAATSLAEGTGSELVQLLGRTVLLFKKREEDSKYDRL; encoded by the coding sequence GTGCCGCTCAACGGGAAGCAACGCCGCGCCCTGCGCGCCGAAGGACACCACCTGGAGCCGGTGGTCATCGTGGGTCAATCTGGCGTCACTGAAGGCGTCCTGGGAGCCATCACTCAGGCGCTGAACGATCACGAGCTCATCAAGGTCAAGATCAACGAGGGCCCGGGGACGCGTCAGGAAGCCGCCACGAGCCTGGCCGAGGGCACCGGTTCGGAGCTGGTGCAGCTGCTGGGGCGCACCGTGCTGCTCTTCAAGAAGCGCGAGGAAGACTCGAAGTACGACCGCCTGTGA
- a CDS encoding DnaJ domain-containing protein has product MAEGEVRQYFVRNDKGMIWGPLALPTIELLIDNGAIQGRLQVSEDGLHFAFPGRFPHIRGSFPREMWGDVVTPATAASAPPGPAASGGPPAARPPGAPVLTPASPASAPAARPSAAPAAGAPAAAAPGAPPSAPSSTGIPAVGSVPLTPLSLPEAPPAQGTLEQLSPISLYGRIAAGGLTGLLTLTLSDRSLQIHFRKGNPEFVDSSHAEDALGTVLVQARLLSPEQIQQAEAARPRFGGDLLVALFSLGLLQPATAFTQLSQRALSILHKGLRAESGTFTYAPKDLPAAQAMPLGNRWAVLSDQVRRIPSADLKRRLQPALTLPIMKSVGMVAASDLRLTPHEVRVLTVIDGVRSLAQLLTDFPQDADHILRLAFLLKGLDAVSFAAAPASRTAAPPRPSAVQPPPAAPNPASAAAAPRPAAPHPTAAPAPAAPAPAAPRPAGAAAAPTAATAPRPAAPAANPAPAAAAAPRPAAPATNPAAAAAAAPRPAAAPAANPAPAAAAAPRPAAPAANPAPAAAAPRPAGAAAAPTAPAAASRPAAPQPGPAVPGKPAAPVLKPAAPGAPPASAPPAAQAAAAPPSAPASAPGPAGTDEITTLRQLAPAMKAQNHFERLGLTEQADAGAAKIAYIKLARLYHPDTLPPGAPPELEKLKAEVFGYIGDAYRTLTDDNARKAYLEGLKAGDDGKEEVDVVAILQAEERFRKGCIFVKSRKYTEAVAIFDEAIQLNAAEAEFYAWRAYARFCAAPDKKAAQPEAFRELQGAVKKNERCAPAHYFLGVIAKTLGDASGALKHFKRTVELQPDHIDAQREVRMAAQKK; this is encoded by the coding sequence ATGGCGGAGGGAGAAGTCCGGCAATACTTCGTCCGCAACGACAAGGGCATGATCTGGGGCCCCCTGGCCCTGCCGACGATTGAGCTGCTCATCGACAACGGCGCCATCCAGGGACGGCTCCAAGTCTCCGAGGACGGACTTCACTTTGCCTTCCCGGGACGCTTCCCGCACATCCGGGGGTCTTTTCCCCGGGAGATGTGGGGGGACGTGGTGACCCCGGCAACGGCGGCCTCAGCTCCCCCAGGGCCCGCCGCCAGTGGGGGGCCACCGGCGGCGCGGCCACCGGGCGCTCCTGTCCTGACCCCCGCGAGCCCCGCCAGCGCACCCGCGGCAAGGCCCTCCGCAGCGCCAGCGGCTGGGGCCCCCGCCGCCGCTGCACCGGGTGCTCCACCCTCGGCCCCCTCCAGCACGGGCATTCCCGCCGTGGGCAGCGTCCCCTTGACGCCCCTGTCCCTGCCCGAGGCCCCTCCGGCGCAGGGGACCCTGGAGCAACTGTCCCCCATTTCGCTCTATGGCCGGATTGCGGCAGGGGGGCTCACGGGGCTGCTCACGCTCACCCTCTCCGACCGCTCCTTGCAGATCCACTTCCGCAAGGGCAACCCCGAGTTCGTGGACTCCTCGCACGCCGAGGATGCACTGGGCACGGTGCTCGTCCAGGCCCGGCTCCTGTCGCCCGAGCAAATCCAGCAGGCCGAGGCCGCCCGCCCGCGCTTCGGAGGCGATCTGCTCGTCGCCCTCTTCAGCCTGGGACTGCTCCAGCCGGCAACGGCCTTTACCCAGCTCTCGCAGCGGGCCCTCTCCATCCTCCATAAGGGATTGCGCGCGGAGTCCGGAACCTTCACCTACGCGCCCAAGGATCTGCCCGCGGCCCAGGCCATGCCGTTGGGCAACCGCTGGGCGGTCTTGAGCGATCAGGTGCGCCGCATTCCCTCGGCGGATCTCAAGCGGCGGCTTCAGCCAGCCCTGACCCTGCCCATCATGAAGTCCGTGGGCATGGTGGCCGCCAGCGATCTGCGCCTCACGCCGCATGAGGTGCGGGTGCTCACCGTCATCGACGGGGTCCGCTCGCTCGCGCAGCTCCTCACGGATTTCCCGCAGGATGCGGACCATATCCTGCGGCTCGCGTTCCTCTTGAAGGGGCTGGACGCGGTTTCCTTCGCGGCCGCCCCTGCGTCCAGGACCGCGGCCCCTCCAAGGCCCTCGGCAGTCCAGCCACCGCCGGCCGCTCCGAACCCGGCTTCCGCAGCAGCGGCCCCCAGGCCCGCGGCCCCCCACCCCACCGCTGCGCCTGCTCCGGCCGCGCCCGCTCCGGCTGCCCCCAGACCCGCCGGCGCTGCCGCCGCGCCCACTGCTGCCACAGCCCCTCGGCCTGCGGCCCCCGCAGCCAATCCCGCTCCCGCCGCAGCCGCCGCTCCCAGGCCCGCGGCCCCCGCCACCAACCCTGCCGCAGCCGCAGCCGCAGCACCCAGGCCTGCGGCCGCTCCCGCCGCCAATCCGGCTCCCGCCGCAGCCGCAGCACCCAGGCCTGCGGCCCCCGCCGCCAACCCCGCTCCCGCCGCAGCCGCCCCCAGGCCCGCTGGCGCTGCCGCTGCGCCCACCGCGCCCGCCGCTGCCTCCAGGCCCGCGGCCCCCCAGCCAGGGCCTGCCGTGCCCGGGAAACCTGCCGCACCAGTGCTCAAACCCGCCGCGCCCGGGGCCCCCCCGGCTTCCGCGCCTCCGGCCGCCCAGGCCGCCGCTGCCCCACCGAGCGCCCCCGCCTCTGCGCCGGGCCCCGCAGGCACGGATGAGATCACCACGCTCCGGCAATTGGCCCCGGCCATGAAGGCGCAGAACCACTTCGAGCGGCTGGGCCTCACCGAGCAAGCGGACGCGGGCGCGGCGAAGATCGCCTACATCAAGCTCGCCCGGCTGTACCACCCGGACACGCTGCCACCGGGAGCCCCGCCGGAGCTGGAAAAGCTCAAGGCCGAGGTGTTCGGCTACATCGGGGATGCCTACCGCACGCTCACGGACGACAACGCGCGCAAGGCGTACCTGGAGGGCCTCAAGGCAGGCGACGACGGCAAAGAGGAGGTGGACGTGGTGGCCATCCTCCAGGCGGAGGAGCGCTTCCGCAAAGGCTGCATCTTCGTGAAGTCGCGCAAGTACACCGAGGCGGTGGCCATCTTCGACGAGGCCATCCAGCTCAACGCCGCCGAGGCCGAGTTCTATGCCTGGCGCGCCTATGCCCGCTTCTGCGCCGCCCCCGACAAGAAAGCCGCCCAACCCGAGGCATTCCGGGAACTCCAGGGGGCCGTCAAGAAGAACGAGCGCTGTGCCCCGGCCCACTACTTCCTGGGCGTCATCGCCAAGACGCTGGGAGACGCTTCTGGGGCCCTCAAGCACTTCAAAAGGACCGTGGAGCTTCAGCCAGACCACATCGACGCGCAGCGAGAGGTCCGCATGGCGGCCCAGAAGAAGTAG
- a CDS encoding TSUP family transporter, which yields MDMTGLDIALLSLVALCAGCVDAIAGGGGLLTLPALLATGMPPHVALGTNKGQSMFGSGSALLRFSRAGLVKGRLAVVTFPLGLLGALAGTQLVLWLKPEVLKPLVLVLLVAVAAFLAFRKGPPPGDRPEPPLARLRALGALAAFFIGLYDGFFGPGTGTFLIVAFSSLLGHGLLRASADAKVVNFASNIASVALFASRGVVLWHVALPMAVGQFAGAWIGAHLSVKGGDTLVRKVVLAVVVALVLKLGRDVFLG from the coding sequence ATGGATATGACTGGCCTCGACATTGCGCTGCTGAGTCTCGTGGCCCTGTGTGCCGGTTGCGTGGATGCCATCGCGGGGGGAGGCGGGCTGCTCACACTGCCGGCGTTGTTGGCCACCGGCATGCCGCCGCACGTGGCGCTGGGGACCAACAAGGGCCAGTCCATGTTTGGCTCGGGCTCGGCCTTGCTGCGCTTCTCCCGGGCGGGGCTGGTGAAGGGGCGCCTGGCGGTGGTGACGTTTCCGCTCGGCCTCTTGGGCGCGCTGGCGGGGACGCAGTTGGTGCTGTGGTTGAAGCCCGAGGTGCTCAAGCCGCTGGTGCTCGTGCTGCTCGTGGCCGTGGCGGCCTTCCTCGCCTTCCGCAAGGGGCCGCCCCCCGGAGACAGGCCCGAGCCGCCCCTGGCGCGGCTGCGGGCCTTGGGGGCGCTGGCCGCCTTCTTCATCGGCCTCTATGACGGTTTCTTCGGCCCGGGCACGGGCACCTTCCTCATCGTCGCCTTTTCCAGCCTGCTGGGACATGGGCTGCTGCGCGCCTCCGCGGATGCGAAGGTGGTCAACTTCGCCTCCAACATTGCTTCCGTGGCGCTGTTCGCTTCGCGGGGCGTGGTGCTGTGGCACGTGGCGCTGCCCATGGCCGTGGGCCAGTTCGCCGGGGCATGGATAGGCGCTCACCTCTCGGTGAAAGGGGGCGACACGCTGGTGCGCAAGGTGGTGCTCGCCGTGGTGGTGGCGCTCGTGCTGAAGCTCGGGCGGGACGTCTTCCTGGGGTAG
- a CDS encoding YfbM family protein, with translation MEMLCTLRSATEGQREALLKAPEHLEDFLDDEEDFGDTEGARFLELDIGETWHGLQYLLTGSAWEGTPPLDFLVRGGEDVGHIPPDEGTARIFTSAQVKQLSVALQALSPDTLKRRFNAGQMQQLDIYPGLWDEPPDDADPLAELLSYFEELGKFVGQVARRGHALLVHIG, from the coding sequence ATGGAGATGCTCTGTACCCTGCGCAGCGCAACAGAAGGCCAGCGTGAGGCCCTGTTGAAGGCCCCGGAGCACCTGGAGGACTTCCTCGATGACGAAGAGGACTTCGGGGACACGGAAGGCGCACGGTTCCTGGAACTGGACATCGGCGAGACGTGGCATGGACTCCAGTACCTGCTGACGGGCTCCGCCTGGGAGGGCACGCCGCCCCTGGACTTCCTGGTGCGCGGCGGAGAGGACGTGGGCCACATCCCTCCCGATGAGGGCACGGCGCGCATCTTCACGTCCGCGCAGGTGAAGCAGCTCTCGGTGGCCTTGCAGGCGCTGAGCCCGGACACGCTGAAACGCCGCTTCAATGCTGGGCAGATGCAGCAGCTCGACATCTACCCGGGCCTGTGGGACGAGCCGCCCGACGACGCGGATCCCCTGGCAGAGCTGCTCAGCTACTTCGAGGAGCTGGGCAAATTCGTGGGACAGGTGGCCCGGCGTGGCCACGCCCTGCTCGTCCACATCGGCTGA
- a CDS encoding MXAN_6652 family MXYO-CTERM-anchored protein, producing the protein MRFSSLRAAGMLSLCLLSTPVLANSTGMTGQSGKQNTTCVTCHLDGTPGATAEISGPTSLAAGQTGQYKFIIRGGPAVVGGFNVAVSGTAATLQPGTGEQKQGNEITHTAPRPFANNEVSFDFSLVAPSTPTTLTVYGAGNSANGDNNSTLDRVVTSTLQVVIAGGTPDAGTPDAGTPDAGNGGDDGGDDDGGGCSTGGGTAVLSFAVTTAGLLLSRRRRR; encoded by the coding sequence ATGAGGTTCTCGTCGTTGCGTGCCGCGGGGATGTTGTCGCTGTGCCTTCTTTCGACGCCGGTGCTCGCCAACAGCACGGGCATGACCGGGCAGTCGGGCAAACAGAACACCACCTGTGTCACCTGCCATCTGGATGGGACTCCGGGCGCTACCGCTGAGATCTCCGGTCCCACCTCGCTCGCCGCGGGGCAGACGGGCCAGTACAAGTTCATCATCCGCGGAGGACCTGCGGTGGTCGGCGGCTTCAACGTGGCCGTCAGTGGGACGGCGGCGACGCTTCAGCCCGGCACGGGCGAGCAGAAGCAGGGCAATGAAATCACCCACACTGCCCCCAGGCCCTTCGCAAACAATGAGGTCAGCTTCGACTTCTCCCTGGTCGCTCCGTCAACCCCCACCACGCTCACCGTTTATGGCGCGGGCAACTCGGCCAACGGTGACAACAACTCCACGTTGGACCGGGTCGTGACTTCGACATTGCAGGTGGTCATCGCCGGGGGGACTCCCGACGCGGGCACCCCCGACGCGGGGACTCCCGACGCGGGCAATGGCGGCGACGATGGGGGTGACGACGATGGGGGCGGCTGCTCCACCGGCGGTGGAACCGCGGTGCTGTCCTTCGCGGTGACCACCGCGGGCCTGCTCCTGTCCCGCCGTCGGCGCCGCTGA
- a CDS encoding biotin/lipoyl-containing protein yields MRYFAKLQGQKEAVPVDVEPLGGSRYRLTINEQTHTVDALTLDHGAVSLLVDGDSYHVEFEENGDEVGVLVRGQVSRVDVADERRLRLRVGAAGFSVEGKQLITAPMPGKVVKVLVQVGDEVKEGQGLIVVEAMKMENELKSPKAGKVTELFAKEGTAVENNAKLVVVE; encoded by the coding sequence ATGCGTTACTTCGCGAAGCTGCAAGGGCAGAAGGAAGCGGTGCCGGTGGACGTCGAGCCCCTGGGAGGCTCGCGGTACCGGCTGACGATCAACGAGCAGACGCACACGGTGGACGCGCTGACGCTGGACCACGGGGCGGTGTCCCTGCTGGTGGACGGCGACTCGTACCACGTCGAGTTCGAGGAGAACGGCGACGAGGTGGGCGTGCTGGTGCGCGGGCAGGTGAGCCGGGTGGATGTGGCGGACGAGCGGCGGCTGCGCCTGCGGGTGGGCGCGGCGGGCTTCTCGGTGGAGGGCAAGCAGCTCATCACCGCCCCCATGCCCGGCAAGGTGGTGAAGGTCCTGGTCCAGGTGGGCGACGAGGTGAAGGAAGGCCAGGGCCTCATCGTGGTGGAGGCGATGAAGATGGAGAACGAGTTGAAGAGCCCCAAGGCGGGCAAGGTGACGGAGTTGTTCGCCAAGGAAGGCACAGCCGTGGAGAACAACGCCAAGCTCGTGGTAGTTGAATAA
- the accC gene encoding acetyl-CoA carboxylase biotin carboxylase subunit, with product MPKIRKILIANRGEIAIRVMRTCKELGIPTVAVYSEADRSALHVRMADQAYFVGPPPSRESYLVQERILEAAQHAGADAIHPGYGFLSENASFVRACEKAGITFIGPPASAMDAMGEKTRARQNMIQAGVPVVPGTTEPIATQEEALAYSQKIGFPVMLKAAGGGGGKGMRKVEKREEFESAWRSAKSEALNAFGNDAVYIEKYLDKPHHVEIQVFADQHGTTVHLGERECSAQRRHQKVVEETPSPILTPEMRAQMGEVAVKAAKAVNYVGAGTVEFLVDAHRNFYFLEMNTRLQVEHPVTEWVTGLDLVALQIKVAEGEKLPFTSTVPPRGHSIEVRIYAEDPARNFMPSPGKIQYLRVPGGPNVRDDSGVFAGYTVPNFYDPMISKLSVWAPTRAEAIARAQRALSEYVVKGITTNTRYLKAILAHPEFAGGDYDTSFLTREHTALLGGEDPKLNEVALLASAVFAHQRDQKRAKALPQKTGAGTGGVSAWRLSLRTRRR from the coding sequence TGGCCGTCTACTCGGAGGCGGACCGCTCCGCGCTGCACGTTCGCATGGCGGACCAAGCCTACTTCGTCGGCCCGCCCCCCTCGCGTGAGAGCTACCTGGTGCAGGAGCGCATCCTGGAGGCGGCCCAGCACGCCGGCGCGGACGCCATCCACCCGGGATACGGCTTCCTGTCGGAGAACGCCTCCTTCGTGCGCGCCTGCGAGAAGGCAGGCATCACCTTCATCGGCCCGCCCGCCTCGGCCATGGACGCCATGGGCGAGAAGACGCGGGCGCGCCAGAACATGATTCAGGCCGGGGTGCCCGTGGTGCCCGGCACCACCGAGCCCATCGCCACCCAAGAGGAGGCCCTGGCGTACTCACAGAAGATCGGCTTCCCCGTCATGCTCAAGGCGGCCGGCGGTGGCGGCGGCAAGGGCATGCGCAAGGTGGAGAAGCGCGAGGAGTTCGAATCCGCGTGGCGCTCGGCCAAGAGCGAGGCGCTCAACGCCTTCGGCAACGACGCCGTCTACATCGAGAAGTACCTGGACAAGCCCCACCACGTGGAGATCCAGGTGTTCGCCGACCAGCACGGCACGACGGTGCACCTGGGCGAGCGCGAGTGCTCGGCCCAGCGGCGGCATCAGAAGGTGGTGGAGGAGACGCCCAGCCCCATCCTCACCCCGGAGATGCGGGCGCAGATGGGAGAGGTGGCCGTGAAGGCGGCCAAGGCGGTGAACTACGTGGGCGCCGGAACGGTGGAGTTCCTGGTGGACGCGCACCGCAACTTCTACTTCCTGGAGATGAACACGCGCCTCCAGGTGGAGCACCCGGTGACGGAGTGGGTCACGGGCCTGGACCTGGTGGCGCTGCAAATCAAGGTCGCCGAGGGCGAGAAGCTGCCCTTCACCAGCACGGTGCCCCCGCGAGGCCATTCCATCGAAGTGCGCATCTACGCAGAGGACCCGGCGCGCAACTTCATGCCCAGCCCCGGGAAGATCCAGTACCTGCGGGTGCCGGGCGGACCGAATGTCCGGGACGACTCGGGCGTGTTCGCCGGCTACACGGTGCCCAACTTCTATGATCCGATGATCTCCAAGCTGTCGGTGTGGGCGCCCACCCGGGCCGAGGCCATCGCCCGGGCCCAGCGGGCGCTGAGCGAGTACGTGGTGAAGGGCATCACGACGAACACGCGCTACCTGAAGGCCATCCTGGCGCACCCGGAGTTCGCCGGCGGTGACTACGACACGAGCTTCCTCACGCGCGAGCACACCGCGCTGCTGGGCGGGGAGGATCCGAAGCTGAACGAGGTGGCGCTGCTGGCGAGCGCCGTGTTCGCGCACCAGCGGGACCAGAAGCGGGCGAAGGCACTGCCCCAGAAGACAGGCGCTGGCACGGGCGGCGTGTCGGCGTGGCGGCTGAGCCTGCGCACCCGGAGGCGGTAA